Proteins from one Esox lucius isolate fEsoLuc1 chromosome 19, fEsoLuc1.pri, whole genome shotgun sequence genomic window:
- the LOC105021842 gene encoding neuronal cell adhesion molecule isoform X2 has translation MERMRTRTSAAVFLMLILGYLGNALEVPLDLPQPPTITHQSPKDYIIDPRENIVIHCDAKGKPHPSFSWTRNGTHFDIDQDSKVTMKPRSGTLVVDISGEKAETYEGVYQCTARNEHGTAVSNNIVIRQSRSPLWSKERNPPIVVQEGVSLVLECRPPAGLPPPIIFWMNNNFQRLPQSSRVSQGLNGDLYFSNVLAEDTRKDYICYARFPHTQTIQQKQPITVMVLDLDAFNETVAALYNETDFFSDGSVGERKPTFLIPSGSSSSKMVLRGEVLELECIAEGLPTPEVSWMKMSGEFPASRTSVLQFKKTLRIENVSEADAGDYRCTGHNHLGSVHHTFHVTVRAAPYWISVPRNLVLAPRENGILICRASGIPKPTITWAMNGIPIENSPRDPSRKVEGDTIMFAEVQTGSSAVYQCNVSNEYGYLLANSFVNVLSEAPRVLTPANKVYQVISNSRALLDCYAFGSPVPKITWFKDSRSSTLEGDPYILLANGSLEIHVAQAANSGKYTCVARNSLGISENHVYLEVKEPTRILKQPEYKVVRRSKDVVFECKVKHDPTLIPTMTWLKDGGELPDDERFVVDSDSLTIMEVTEEDAGTYTCIMNTTLDQDSASATLTIVEVTPTPAVVYEYPEPPTDLELTDMKPKSVQLTWIPGDEHNSPIHKFLIQYSDSLHHHGHWHNLTEVPGTKTTAHLKLSPYVHYTFRVLALNAVGFSSPSQPSRMYPTNPAAPDENPDRVEVFGTEHDNLLISWKPLTGLQANGPGLQYLVMWRQKDVEKDWTSVTVANVSKFMVSGMPTFMLYEVKVQAINNYGIGPDPIVFSGYSGEDLPIQPPDNVHALVLNSTLAEVRWEPVPVKTVRGHLQGYRVYYWRERSLHKHNPHHVEQQVLTFSGNRIHGLLPGLQPYSLYWFNVRAFNRKGEGPPCSNQQFETPEGVPGRPSFLRIANTNLDSLTLEWGPPYEQNGRLTGYSLKYQTVNNSNQLGPVEELSLPANETSVTLLNLKYSTRYKFYFSAETGQGSGPALTEEAITVVDEVLLHQPAADVAGGGNTQPSPPIARSPPRPPFHKVHPVAPAFGNVSFSTREDGTLISWEYWGTEKNIYVEYIVENDNSEEEWNREYVNGSQAYVLKGLKEGLSYKVRMVAVGPHDQVVLHQSEELLVMVPAMAARQVDIATQGWFIGLMCAIALLILILLIICFIQRNKGGKYPVKEKEDAHTDPEFQPMKEDDCTFGEYSDNEDHKPLKGSRSPSNGTVRRDNSDDSLVDYGGDGGDGQFNEDGSFIGQYSGKSSTRDIIGGHESSEAPSPVNTSAMNSFV, from the exons TGCCGCAGCCGCCCACCATAACTCACCAGTCGCCTAAAGATTACATCATTGACCCTCGGGAGAACATCGTCATTCACTGCGACGCCAAGGGAAAGCCGCATCCTAG CTTCTCGTGGACCAGGAATGGGACCCACTTCGACATCGACCAGGACTCCAAGGTGACGATGAAACCCCGCTCTGGCACCCTGGTGGTGGACATCAGTGGGGAGAAGGCTGAGACCTACGAGGGGGTCTACCAGTGTACTGCCAGGAACGAACATGGGACTGCGGTGTCCAACAACATCGTCATCAGACAGTCCA GGTCCCCCTTGTGGTCAAAGGAAAGGAATCCACCAATTGTGGTCCAAGAAGGCGTGTCTCTGGTGCTAGAGTGCCGGCCCCCTGCCGGCTTGCCCCCGCCCATCATATTCTGGATGAACAACA ACTTCCAGAGACTGCCTCAGAGCAGCCGTGTTTCCCAGGGCTTGAATGGAGACCTGTACTTCTCCAATGTCCTGGCGGAGGACACCCGGAAAGACTACATCTGTTACGCTCGCttcccccacacacagaccatcCAGCAGAAACAGCCCATCACTGTCATGGTTCTTGACT TGGATGCATTCAATGAGACTGTTGCTGCTTTGTACAATGAAACTGATTTTTTTAGTG ATGGCTCGGTGGGTGAGAGGAAACCCACCTTTCTCATCCCCTCGGGCTCCAGCAGCTCCAAGATGGTGCTCAGAGGCGAGGTCCTGGAGTTGGAGTGCATTGCTGAAGGCCT TCCAACCCCAGAGGTTTCGTGGATGAAGATGAGCGGGGAGTTTCCCGCCTCGCGGACCTCCGTCTTGCAATTCAAGAAGACCCTGCGAATCGAGAACGTGTCGGAGGCGGACGCCGGGGATTACCGTTGCACCGGGCATAACCACCTGGGCTCCGTGCACCACACCTTCCATGTCACCGTCCGAG CGGCCCCATACTGGATCAGTGTCCCCAGGAACCTGGTGCTGGCCCCCAGAGAGAACGGGATCCTGATCTGCCGGGCCAGTGGAATACCCAAACCCACCATCACCTGGGCCATGAACGGAATCCCCATAGAGA ATTCACCAAGGGACCCTAGTCGGAAGGTGGAGGGGGATACCATCATGTTTGCAGAGGTCCAGACTGGATCTAGTGCTGTCTACCAATGCAACGTATCCAATGAATATGGATATCTGCTAGCTAACTCCTTCGTAAACGTTCTTT CTGAAGCACCAAGAGTACTGACCCCGGCCAACAAGGTCTACCAGGTGATCAGCAACAGTCGTGCCTTACTGGACTGCTATGCCTTCGGATCGCCTGTTCCAAAAATCACCTG GTTCAAGGACAGCAGGTCCAGCACCCTGGAAGGGGATCCGTATATTCTGCTAGCGAACGGCAGTCTGGAGATTCATGTGGCCCAGGCCGCCAACAGCGGGAAGTATACCTGTGTTGCGCGCAACTCTCTGGGCATCTCTGAGAATCACGTCTATctggaggtcaaag AGCCCACCCGGATCCTGAAGCAGCCAGAGTACAAGGTGGTGCGTAGGAGCAAGGATGTGGTGTTTGAGTGTAAAGTGAAACACGACCCCACCCTCATCCCCACCATGACCTGGCTCAAAGACGGCGGGGAACTTCCGGATGAtgagag GTTTGTGGTAGACTCTGACAGCCTGACCATAATGGAGGTGACGGAGGAGGATGCGGGGACCTACACCTGCATCATGAACACCACTCTTGACCAGGATTCAGCCAGCGCCACCCTGACCATAGTCG AGGTCACTCCAACTCCAGCCGTTGTCTACG AATATCCAGAACCTCCCACTGACCTGGAGCTGACTGATATGAAGCCTAAGAGTGTCCAACTTACCTGGATTCCTGGAGATGAACACAACAGCCCTATTCACA AGTTTTTGATCCAGTACTCGGACTCCCTCCACCACCATGGCCACTGGCACAACCTGACTGAGGTACCGGGCACCAAGACCACGGCCCACCTCAAGCTGTCCCCTTATGTCCACTACACCTTCAGAGTTCTGGCCCTCAACGCCGTGGGCTTCTCCAGCCCCTCCCAGCCCTCCCGCATGTACCCGACCAACCCTGCAG CTCCAGATGAGAACCCTGATAGAGTGGAAGTCTTCGGGACAGAACATGACAACCTCCTGATCTCATGGAAG CCTCTCACTGGCCTCCAGGCCAATGGTCCCGGGCTGCAGTATCTGGTCATGTGGAGACAGAAGGACGTGGAGAAGGACTGGACCTCAGTGACAGTTGCTAACGTCTCCAAGTTCATGGTATCTGGCATGCCCACCTTCATGCTCTACGAGGTCAAGGTTCAAGCCATCAACAACTACGGGATTGGCCCTGACCCGATAGTGTTCAGTGGGTACTCCGGAGAGGACT TGCCGATCCAGCCGCCAGACAATGTCCATGCCCTGGTGTTGAACAGCACCCTGGCTGAGGTGCGCTGGGAGCCCGTTCCGGTCAAAACAGTCCGGGGGCATCTGCAAGGATACCGG gtGTACTACTGGCGTGAGCGCAGCCTTCACAAGCACAACCCGCACCATGTGGAGCAGCAAGTGCTGACCTTCAGTGGCAACCGGATCCACGGCCTGCTGCCCGGCCTGCAGCCCTACAGCCTCTACTGGTTCAACGTCCGCGCGTTCAACCGCAAGGGAGAGGGGCCCCCCTGCTCTAACCAGCAGTTTGAGACCCCCGAAGGAG TCCCGGGGCGGCCATCTTTCCTGAGAATTGCAAACACTAACCTGGACTCCCTGACTCTGGAGTGGGGTCCGCCCTACGAACAGAACGGACGCCTCACTGGTTACTCCCTGAAATACCAGACAG TCAATAACTCCAACCAGCTGGGTCCGGTGGAGGAGCTGAGCCTGCCGGCCAACGAGACCTCCGTCACGCTGCTAAACCTCAAGTACAGCACACGCTACAAGTTTTATTTCAGTGCTGAAACGGGCCAGGGATCTGGGCCTGCCCTTACTGAGGAAGCAATCACTGTCGTGGATGAAG TCCTACTGCATCAGCCCGCGGCCGATGTGGCCGGAGGAG GGAACACCCAACCCTCTCCTCCCATAGCTCGGTCTCCACCACGCCCCCCGTTCCACAAGG TGCATCCAGTGGCTCCTGCATTTGGGAACGTTAGCTTCTCCACGAGAGAGGACGGAACGCTTATCAGTTGGGAGTACTGGGGAACCGAGAAAAACATTTACGTAGAGTATATAGTAGAGAACGATAACA GCGAAGAAGAGTGGAACAGGGAGTACGTAAATGGCTCTCAGGCCTATGTGCTGAAGGGATTAAAGGAGGGCTTGTCTTATAAGGTGCGCATGGTCGCCGTGGGTCCACACGACCAAGTGGTGCTCCACCAATCAGAGGAGCTTTTGGTGATGGTTCCAG CTATGGCGGCCAGACAGGTGGACATCGCCACTCAGGGCTGGTTCATTGGTCTGATGTGCGCCATCgccctcctcatcctcatcctcctcatcatctGCTTCATCCAGAGGAACAAGGGGGGCAAATACCCAG tgaaagagaaagaagacgCCCACACTGATCCTGAGTTCCAGCCCATGAAAGAGGACGACTGTACCTTCGGGGAATACAG TGACAATGAGGACCATAAACCATTAAAGGGGAGTCGCTCGCCATCTAACGGGACGGTGCGCAGGGACAACAGTGACGACAGTTTAGTTGACTACGGTGGCGATGGCGGCGACGGACAGTTCAACGAGGACGGGTCTTTTATTGGGCAGTATAGCGGGAAAAGCTCCACCAGAGACATCATTGGAGGCCACGAGAGCTCTGAGGCCCCCTCTCCGGTTAATACCTCCGCCATGAACTCCTTCGTGTAG
- the LOC105021842 gene encoding neuronal cell adhesion molecule isoform X15 — protein sequence MERMRTRTSAAVFLMLILGYLGNALEVPLDPKVLEGLPQPPTITHQSPKDYIIDPRENIVIHCDAKGKPHPSFSWTRNGTHFDIDQDSKVTMKPRSGTLVVDISGEKAETYEGVYQCTARNEHGTAVSNNIVIRQSRSPLWSKERNPPIVVQEGVSLVLECRPPAGLPPPIIFWMNNNFQRLPQSSRVSQGLNGDLYFSNVLAEDTRKDYICYARFPHTQTIQQKQPITVMVLDYGSVGERKPTFLIPSGSSSSKMVLRGEVLELECIAEGLPTPEVSWMKMSGEFPASRTSVLQFKKTLRIENVSEADAGDYRCTGHNHLGSVHHTFHVTVRAAPYWISVPRNLVLAPRENGILICRASGIPKPTITWAMNGIPIENSPRDPSRKVEGDTIMFAEVQTGSSAVYQCNVSNEYGYLLANSFVNVLSEAPRVLTPANKVYQVISNSRALLDCYAFGSPVPKITWFKDSRSSTLEGDPYILLANGSLEIHVAQAANSGKYTCVARNSLGISENHVYLEVKEPTRILKQPEYKVVRRSKDVVFECKVKHDPTLIPTMTWLKDGGELPDDERFVVDSDSLTIMEVTEEDAGTYTCIMNTTLDQDSASATLTIVEVTPTPAVVYEYPEPPTDLELTDMKPKSVQLTWIPGDEHNSPIHKFLIQYSDSLHHHGHWHNLTEVPGTKTTAHLKLSPYVHYTFRVLALNAVGFSSPSQPSRMYPTNPAAPDENPDRVEVFGTEHDNLLISWKPLTGLQANGPGLQYLVMWRQKDVEKDWTSVTVANVSKFMVSGMPTFMLYEVKVQAINNYGIGPDPIVFSGYSGEDLPIQPPDNVHALVLNSTLAEVRWEPVPVKTVRGHLQGYRVYYWRERSLHKHNPHHVEQQVLTFSGNRIHGLLPGLQPYSLYWFNVRAFNRKGEGPPCSNQQFETPEGVPGRPSFLRIANTNLDSLTLEWGPPYEQNGRLTGYSLKYQTVNNSNQLGPVEELSLPANETSVTLLNLKYSTRYKFYFSAETGQGSGPALTEEAITVVDEAMAARQVDIATQGWFIGLMCAIALLILILLIICFIQRNKGGKYPVKEKEDAHTDPEFQPMKEDDCTFGEYSDNEDHKPLKGSRSPSNGTVRRDNSDDSLVDYGGDGGDGQFNEDGSFIGQYSGKSSTRDIIGGHESSEAPSPVNTSAMNSFV from the exons TGCCGCAGCCGCCCACCATAACTCACCAGTCGCCTAAAGATTACATCATTGACCCTCGGGAGAACATCGTCATTCACTGCGACGCCAAGGGAAAGCCGCATCCTAG CTTCTCGTGGACCAGGAATGGGACCCACTTCGACATCGACCAGGACTCCAAGGTGACGATGAAACCCCGCTCTGGCACCCTGGTGGTGGACATCAGTGGGGAGAAGGCTGAGACCTACGAGGGGGTCTACCAGTGTACTGCCAGGAACGAACATGGGACTGCGGTGTCCAACAACATCGTCATCAGACAGTCCA GGTCCCCCTTGTGGTCAAAGGAAAGGAATCCACCAATTGTGGTCCAAGAAGGCGTGTCTCTGGTGCTAGAGTGCCGGCCCCCTGCCGGCTTGCCCCCGCCCATCATATTCTGGATGAACAACA ACTTCCAGAGACTGCCTCAGAGCAGCCGTGTTTCCCAGGGCTTGAATGGAGACCTGTACTTCTCCAATGTCCTGGCGGAGGACACCCGGAAAGACTACATCTGTTACGCTCGCttcccccacacacagaccatcCAGCAGAAACAGCCCATCACTGTCATGGTTCTTGACT ATGGCTCGGTGGGTGAGAGGAAACCCACCTTTCTCATCCCCTCGGGCTCCAGCAGCTCCAAGATGGTGCTCAGAGGCGAGGTCCTGGAGTTGGAGTGCATTGCTGAAGGCCT TCCAACCCCAGAGGTTTCGTGGATGAAGATGAGCGGGGAGTTTCCCGCCTCGCGGACCTCCGTCTTGCAATTCAAGAAGACCCTGCGAATCGAGAACGTGTCGGAGGCGGACGCCGGGGATTACCGTTGCACCGGGCATAACCACCTGGGCTCCGTGCACCACACCTTCCATGTCACCGTCCGAG CGGCCCCATACTGGATCAGTGTCCCCAGGAACCTGGTGCTGGCCCCCAGAGAGAACGGGATCCTGATCTGCCGGGCCAGTGGAATACCCAAACCCACCATCACCTGGGCCATGAACGGAATCCCCATAGAGA ATTCACCAAGGGACCCTAGTCGGAAGGTGGAGGGGGATACCATCATGTTTGCAGAGGTCCAGACTGGATCTAGTGCTGTCTACCAATGCAACGTATCCAATGAATATGGATATCTGCTAGCTAACTCCTTCGTAAACGTTCTTT CTGAAGCACCAAGAGTACTGACCCCGGCCAACAAGGTCTACCAGGTGATCAGCAACAGTCGTGCCTTACTGGACTGCTATGCCTTCGGATCGCCTGTTCCAAAAATCACCTG GTTCAAGGACAGCAGGTCCAGCACCCTGGAAGGGGATCCGTATATTCTGCTAGCGAACGGCAGTCTGGAGATTCATGTGGCCCAGGCCGCCAACAGCGGGAAGTATACCTGTGTTGCGCGCAACTCTCTGGGCATCTCTGAGAATCACGTCTATctggaggtcaaag AGCCCACCCGGATCCTGAAGCAGCCAGAGTACAAGGTGGTGCGTAGGAGCAAGGATGTGGTGTTTGAGTGTAAAGTGAAACACGACCCCACCCTCATCCCCACCATGACCTGGCTCAAAGACGGCGGGGAACTTCCGGATGAtgagag GTTTGTGGTAGACTCTGACAGCCTGACCATAATGGAGGTGACGGAGGAGGATGCGGGGACCTACACCTGCATCATGAACACCACTCTTGACCAGGATTCAGCCAGCGCCACCCTGACCATAGTCG AGGTCACTCCAACTCCAGCCGTTGTCTACG AATATCCAGAACCTCCCACTGACCTGGAGCTGACTGATATGAAGCCTAAGAGTGTCCAACTTACCTGGATTCCTGGAGATGAACACAACAGCCCTATTCACA AGTTTTTGATCCAGTACTCGGACTCCCTCCACCACCATGGCCACTGGCACAACCTGACTGAGGTACCGGGCACCAAGACCACGGCCCACCTCAAGCTGTCCCCTTATGTCCACTACACCTTCAGAGTTCTGGCCCTCAACGCCGTGGGCTTCTCCAGCCCCTCCCAGCCCTCCCGCATGTACCCGACCAACCCTGCAG CTCCAGATGAGAACCCTGATAGAGTGGAAGTCTTCGGGACAGAACATGACAACCTCCTGATCTCATGGAAG CCTCTCACTGGCCTCCAGGCCAATGGTCCCGGGCTGCAGTATCTGGTCATGTGGAGACAGAAGGACGTGGAGAAGGACTGGACCTCAGTGACAGTTGCTAACGTCTCCAAGTTCATGGTATCTGGCATGCCCACCTTCATGCTCTACGAGGTCAAGGTTCAAGCCATCAACAACTACGGGATTGGCCCTGACCCGATAGTGTTCAGTGGGTACTCCGGAGAGGACT TGCCGATCCAGCCGCCAGACAATGTCCATGCCCTGGTGTTGAACAGCACCCTGGCTGAGGTGCGCTGGGAGCCCGTTCCGGTCAAAACAGTCCGGGGGCATCTGCAAGGATACCGG gtGTACTACTGGCGTGAGCGCAGCCTTCACAAGCACAACCCGCACCATGTGGAGCAGCAAGTGCTGACCTTCAGTGGCAACCGGATCCACGGCCTGCTGCCCGGCCTGCAGCCCTACAGCCTCTACTGGTTCAACGTCCGCGCGTTCAACCGCAAGGGAGAGGGGCCCCCCTGCTCTAACCAGCAGTTTGAGACCCCCGAAGGAG TCCCGGGGCGGCCATCTTTCCTGAGAATTGCAAACACTAACCTGGACTCCCTGACTCTGGAGTGGGGTCCGCCCTACGAACAGAACGGACGCCTCACTGGTTACTCCCTGAAATACCAGACAG TCAATAACTCCAACCAGCTGGGTCCGGTGGAGGAGCTGAGCCTGCCGGCCAACGAGACCTCCGTCACGCTGCTAAACCTCAAGTACAGCACACGCTACAAGTTTTATTTCAGTGCTGAAACGGGCCAGGGATCTGGGCCTGCCCTTACTGAGGAAGCAATCACTGTCGTGGATGAAG CTATGGCGGCCAGACAGGTGGACATCGCCACTCAGGGCTGGTTCATTGGTCTGATGTGCGCCATCgccctcctcatcctcatcctcctcatcatctGCTTCATCCAGAGGAACAAGGGGGGCAAATACCCAG tgaaagagaaagaagacgCCCACACTGATCCTGAGTTCCAGCCCATGAAAGAGGACGACTGTACCTTCGGGGAATACAG TGACAATGAGGACCATAAACCATTAAAGGGGAGTCGCTCGCCATCTAACGGGACGGTGCGCAGGGACAACAGTGACGACAGTTTAGTTGACTACGGTGGCGATGGCGGCGACGGACAGTTCAACGAGGACGGGTCTTTTATTGGGCAGTATAGCGGGAAAAGCTCCACCAGAGACATCATTGGAGGCCACGAGAGCTCTGAGGCCCCCTCTCCGGTTAATACCTCCGCCATGAACTCCTTCGTGTAG
- the LOC105021842 gene encoding neuronal cell adhesion molecule isoform X13 — MERMRTRTSAAVFLMLILGYLGNALEVPLDPKVLEGLPQPPTITHQSPKDYIIDPRENIVIHCDAKGKPHPSFSWTRNGTHFDIDQDSKVTMKPRSGTLVVDISGEKAETYEGVYQCTARNEHGTAVSNNIVIRQSRSPLWSKERNPPIVVQEGVSLVLECRPPAGLPPPIIFWMNNNFQRLPQSSRVSQGLNGDLYFSNVLAEDTRKDYICYARFPHTQTIQQKQPITVMVLDLDAFNETVAALYNETDFFSDGSVGERKPTFLIPSGSSSSKMVLRGEVLELECIAEGLPTPEVSWMKMSGEFPASRTSVLQFKKTLRIENVSEADAGDYRCTGHNHLGSVHHTFHVTVRAAPYWISVPRNLVLAPRENGILICRASGIPKPTITWAMNGIPIENSPRDPSRKVEGDTIMFAEVQTGSSAVYQCNVSNEYGYLLANSFVNVLSEAPRVLTPANKVYQVISNSRALLDCYAFGSPVPKITWFKDSRSSTLEGDPYILLANGSLEIHVAQAANSGKYTCVARNSLGISENHVYLEVKEPTRILKQPEYKVVRRSKDVVFECKVKHDPTLIPTMTWLKDGGELPDDERFVVDSDSLTIMEVTEEDAGTYTCIMNTTLDQDSASATLTIVEYPEPPTDLELTDMKPKSVQLTWIPGDEHNSPIHKFLIQYSDSLHHHGHWHNLTEVPGTKTTAHLKLSPYVHYTFRVLALNAVGFSSPSQPSRMYPTNPAAPDENPDRVEVFGTEHDNLLISWKPLTGLQANGPGLQYLVMWRQKDVEKDWTSVTVANVSKFMVSGMPTFMLYEVKVQAINNYGIGPDPIVFSGYSGEDLPIQPPDNVHALVLNSTLAEVRWEPVPVKTVRGHLQGYRVYYWRERSLHKHNPHHVEQQVLTFSGNRIHGLLPGLQPYSLYWFNVRAFNRKGEGPPCSNQQFETPEGVPGRPSFLRIANTNLDSLTLEWGPPYEQNGRLTGYSLKYQTVNNSNQLGPVEELSLPANETSVTLLNLKYSTRYKFYFSAETGQGSGPALTEEAITVVDEAMAARQVDIATQGWFIGLMCAIALLILILLIICFIQRNKGGKYPVKEKEDAHTDPEFQPMKEDDCTFGEYSDNEDHKPLKGSRSPSNGTVRRDNSDDSLVDYGGDGGDGQFNEDGSFIGQYSGKSSTRDIIGGHESSEAPSPVNTSAMNSFV, encoded by the exons TGCCGCAGCCGCCCACCATAACTCACCAGTCGCCTAAAGATTACATCATTGACCCTCGGGAGAACATCGTCATTCACTGCGACGCCAAGGGAAAGCCGCATCCTAG CTTCTCGTGGACCAGGAATGGGACCCACTTCGACATCGACCAGGACTCCAAGGTGACGATGAAACCCCGCTCTGGCACCCTGGTGGTGGACATCAGTGGGGAGAAGGCTGAGACCTACGAGGGGGTCTACCAGTGTACTGCCAGGAACGAACATGGGACTGCGGTGTCCAACAACATCGTCATCAGACAGTCCA GGTCCCCCTTGTGGTCAAAGGAAAGGAATCCACCAATTGTGGTCCAAGAAGGCGTGTCTCTGGTGCTAGAGTGCCGGCCCCCTGCCGGCTTGCCCCCGCCCATCATATTCTGGATGAACAACA ACTTCCAGAGACTGCCTCAGAGCAGCCGTGTTTCCCAGGGCTTGAATGGAGACCTGTACTTCTCCAATGTCCTGGCGGAGGACACCCGGAAAGACTACATCTGTTACGCTCGCttcccccacacacagaccatcCAGCAGAAACAGCCCATCACTGTCATGGTTCTTGACT TGGATGCATTCAATGAGACTGTTGCTGCTTTGTACAATGAAACTGATTTTTTTAGTG ATGGCTCGGTGGGTGAGAGGAAACCCACCTTTCTCATCCCCTCGGGCTCCAGCAGCTCCAAGATGGTGCTCAGAGGCGAGGTCCTGGAGTTGGAGTGCATTGCTGAAGGCCT TCCAACCCCAGAGGTTTCGTGGATGAAGATGAGCGGGGAGTTTCCCGCCTCGCGGACCTCCGTCTTGCAATTCAAGAAGACCCTGCGAATCGAGAACGTGTCGGAGGCGGACGCCGGGGATTACCGTTGCACCGGGCATAACCACCTGGGCTCCGTGCACCACACCTTCCATGTCACCGTCCGAG CGGCCCCATACTGGATCAGTGTCCCCAGGAACCTGGTGCTGGCCCCCAGAGAGAACGGGATCCTGATCTGCCGGGCCAGTGGAATACCCAAACCCACCATCACCTGGGCCATGAACGGAATCCCCATAGAGA ATTCACCAAGGGACCCTAGTCGGAAGGTGGAGGGGGATACCATCATGTTTGCAGAGGTCCAGACTGGATCTAGTGCTGTCTACCAATGCAACGTATCCAATGAATATGGATATCTGCTAGCTAACTCCTTCGTAAACGTTCTTT CTGAAGCACCAAGAGTACTGACCCCGGCCAACAAGGTCTACCAGGTGATCAGCAACAGTCGTGCCTTACTGGACTGCTATGCCTTCGGATCGCCTGTTCCAAAAATCACCTG GTTCAAGGACAGCAGGTCCAGCACCCTGGAAGGGGATCCGTATATTCTGCTAGCGAACGGCAGTCTGGAGATTCATGTGGCCCAGGCCGCCAACAGCGGGAAGTATACCTGTGTTGCGCGCAACTCTCTGGGCATCTCTGAGAATCACGTCTATctggaggtcaaag AGCCCACCCGGATCCTGAAGCAGCCAGAGTACAAGGTGGTGCGTAGGAGCAAGGATGTGGTGTTTGAGTGTAAAGTGAAACACGACCCCACCCTCATCCCCACCATGACCTGGCTCAAAGACGGCGGGGAACTTCCGGATGAtgagag GTTTGTGGTAGACTCTGACAGCCTGACCATAATGGAGGTGACGGAGGAGGATGCGGGGACCTACACCTGCATCATGAACACCACTCTTGACCAGGATTCAGCCAGCGCCACCCTGACCATAGTCG AATATCCAGAACCTCCCACTGACCTGGAGCTGACTGATATGAAGCCTAAGAGTGTCCAACTTACCTGGATTCCTGGAGATGAACACAACAGCCCTATTCACA AGTTTTTGATCCAGTACTCGGACTCCCTCCACCACCATGGCCACTGGCACAACCTGACTGAGGTACCGGGCACCAAGACCACGGCCCACCTCAAGCTGTCCCCTTATGTCCACTACACCTTCAGAGTTCTGGCCCTCAACGCCGTGGGCTTCTCCAGCCCCTCCCAGCCCTCCCGCATGTACCCGACCAACCCTGCAG CTCCAGATGAGAACCCTGATAGAGTGGAAGTCTTCGGGACAGAACATGACAACCTCCTGATCTCATGGAAG CCTCTCACTGGCCTCCAGGCCAATGGTCCCGGGCTGCAGTATCTGGTCATGTGGAGACAGAAGGACGTGGAGAAGGACTGGACCTCAGTGACAGTTGCTAACGTCTCCAAGTTCATGGTATCTGGCATGCCCACCTTCATGCTCTACGAGGTCAAGGTTCAAGCCATCAACAACTACGGGATTGGCCCTGACCCGATAGTGTTCAGTGGGTACTCCGGAGAGGACT TGCCGATCCAGCCGCCAGACAATGTCCATGCCCTGGTGTTGAACAGCACCCTGGCTGAGGTGCGCTGGGAGCCCGTTCCGGTCAAAACAGTCCGGGGGCATCTGCAAGGATACCGG gtGTACTACTGGCGTGAGCGCAGCCTTCACAAGCACAACCCGCACCATGTGGAGCAGCAAGTGCTGACCTTCAGTGGCAACCGGATCCACGGCCTGCTGCCCGGCCTGCAGCCCTACAGCCTCTACTGGTTCAACGTCCGCGCGTTCAACCGCAAGGGAGAGGGGCCCCCCTGCTCTAACCAGCAGTTTGAGACCCCCGAAGGAG TCCCGGGGCGGCCATCTTTCCTGAGAATTGCAAACACTAACCTGGACTCCCTGACTCTGGAGTGGGGTCCGCCCTACGAACAGAACGGACGCCTCACTGGTTACTCCCTGAAATACCAGACAG TCAATAACTCCAACCAGCTGGGTCCGGTGGAGGAGCTGAGCCTGCCGGCCAACGAGACCTCCGTCACGCTGCTAAACCTCAAGTACAGCACACGCTACAAGTTTTATTTCAGTGCTGAAACGGGCCAGGGATCTGGGCCTGCCCTTACTGAGGAAGCAATCACTGTCGTGGATGAAG CTATGGCGGCCAGACAGGTGGACATCGCCACTCAGGGCTGGTTCATTGGTCTGATGTGCGCCATCgccctcctcatcctcatcctcctcatcatctGCTTCATCCAGAGGAACAAGGGGGGCAAATACCCAG tgaaagagaaagaagacgCCCACACTGATCCTGAGTTCCAGCCCATGAAAGAGGACGACTGTACCTTCGGGGAATACAG TGACAATGAGGACCATAAACCATTAAAGGGGAGTCGCTCGCCATCTAACGGGACGGTGCGCAGGGACAACAGTGACGACAGTTTAGTTGACTACGGTGGCGATGGCGGCGACGGACAGTTCAACGAGGACGGGTCTTTTATTGGGCAGTATAGCGGGAAAAGCTCCACCAGAGACATCATTGGAGGCCACGAGAGCTCTGAGGCCCCCTCTCCGGTTAATACCTCCGCCATGAACTCCTTCGTGTAG